In the Deltaproteobacteria bacterium genome, ACGGCAGCGCGAAAAGCAAAAAGCCGGCGAACAATAAGGCACTAGACCGGCTGAGCCATGAAAGTCCACTCTCCCGTTGACGGAACCACTGAAGCAATCCCACCGCAGGAACGATCACCAAGAATCCTAGCGCTTCGGGGCGATACAAAAAAGCGTAACCGGCGGCCATGCCGCCACAAAAAAACCTTGTCCGCGATCGCCATTGGCTGCCGGTCAAAAACAGATAGAGCGCCAGCGCGGCGAGAAACAGATAGGCAACTTCGCTCCGCACGTGAACCGAGTAGAGCGCCAAGAACGGGCTGACGGCGGCTAAATAGCACACGGCCAAGGAAATCCTGGCATCATCGAAGGCGCCACGGAACAAGCCGTACAGCGGTAACAAGATCGCTATCCCAAGAATTAACGAAATCAACTGCCCCGCCAATTCCCAGTTGCCAATCACCGGATAAACCAAGGCTATCAGTACGGGATAACCGGGCGGATAGACCGACTTTAACCCCGCGGCAACGTCGCCGCGAAAAAAATCCTGCGCCGCGCGAATGTAAAGCACACCGTCAAGGCTGATACAGTAATATTGCCAGAGCAAATAACCGCGCACCGCGGCGGCCAGCGACACCGCGCCAAGAAGCCAACGGCGCGCTTGCCTAGACGTGAGGATCTCGTCGGTCATGACAATGGCATCACGCCGCGGCGTGCTTTCACTTCATCGAGTCGTTGCGTTGCCGTGACGATACTGTGAATCCATTGGCGCCGCGATTGCCGGATATTAAAATCATTACCTAGATAAATTTTCAAAAATGACAGCTTTGCCGACGGGCGTAAATAACGCCCCAACGTGCGATTGAGTTGAACAAGATTCTTGACTTTGCGTTGCAAGCTCAAGCAGCGATAACGCCGGACCCCTTCGAGATCGAGAAGAAACAGCTGCAAGTCACTCACCTTCGCTGCACCCACCACCAAAATATTAGCGTCCTTAAGATCGTTGTGGTAAATCTGCTGGCCGTGCAGCGAAGCAAAGAGCGCGGCCAATCTCGCTAGAAAACGCCGACGCGAATTAAACCCCGCGGCACCAGACAAACCTGCCAGCTCAGCGCACCAATACGCATCGGCGGTTTTGCCGCCGTGAATCTCTGCGCTAAGATAAAAACTCTTGGATAAAGTACCCGCGCTGCGATGCTCCACCGCGGCCACCGGGGTTGCCGTTGAGATTTGTCCGGCACGCAAGATCGCCGCGCCTTGAAGCGCGCGAAACGCACCCGATTGAGTGAAACGAGACAGCAATTTGTAGCGCAAGGAAAAGGCATTATAGCGTTTGACGTAAATCGATCGCGGCCGCCCCGCGAGGGTCACATTGACCCGTCCAACTTTTATTTTGCGTTGGTCCTTGACGATCACACAACTGGCGTCGGTGAACAACTTATCGGCATCCGCTAAGCGATCGAGAAATGCCGGTTCCATGCGACTGGAATCCACCCACAACGCGCCATCGCCGCGCTCGATCAAGACAAATTCAGGATACACGCGCCGGCGCCCGCCCGCTAACTTGCTGAAGTAACTCATCGAGCCGGTCGAAATGGCGCTGCCAGGAATAGTCTTCGGCAATTTTTCGCGCCGCATGGCCGAGCGCCGGGTCGCCCACTCGGTGCAGAAGGGCCAAGAGTTTGCCCGAGAATTCCACCGAATCGTCCAAGTCATCGACAACGCTGCCGGACAAAGTTCTAGTCAGAACTTCGGCGGCGCCGACGTCGCGACTTACCAACACCGGCAAACCGGACGCCAAAGCCTCAAGCACGACATTGCCAAAAGCTTCCTGCAACGCCGGCAACGCAACCACATCGGCGGCGGCGAAATATTTTTCAATATCATCCTGACGTCCGGCAAAGATAATTCTTCTCGGCGCAATACCCTCGGCACGGGCTTGATAGCTAGCGAGCCGCGCATCGCTACCGACGACCAACAAGTAAATTTTACCAAACTCAGGCAATGACCATAGGGCCAGCAGGCGATCCAAACCTTTACGACGAAAACCACTGCCGACGAACAAAACCAGCGGCGCGTCGGCGGGAATCTGCCAGCGCGCGCGCACCTCGGCGCCGTATTGCCGACGCTTGGCCGGATGAAAGCGCTCTAGATCGACGCCGTTGTAAAGCACCGCGATTCTTTCGTCGGCCACTGGATAATTTTCCAAGATGTCGCACTTCACTTCGGTCGACACCGCGATGATCGCTTGCAATCGCGGCGCGGCATACTGACGCCGTTCCAAGGCCAAGAGCGTTCGATGATAGAGACTCACTTTCTGCCACAACCGACGCGCGGCGCTACCTTCCGAGCCAAGCCGCGCGAGAAAACCGCGATGGGTTCCACCGCCGCAGCGCAAAATATCTTGCTCGATCAAGCGGCCGAAGCCGATCACGACATCGCAGCCGCTCTGTTCGATGAGCCTGGGCGCGCGCCGGGCAAAACTCCAGAGCCGCGCCGTGCGCCCGATGCCGAGCACCGATACCCGATGGGCGGTGACGCCCGCGGGCGGAGCGACGCCGTATTCGGCGCAAAACAAATGGACATCATGGCCATGATCGCGCAACCCTTCGGCAGTCTTGAAGAGATCTCGCTCGGTGCCGCCCTTGAGATCGAGCCGTTTATGCGCCAGGGCGATCTTCACCGGCGCTCATACGTTTGGCTTTGACAATGATATTATCGGACAGCAACAGCGCCGGATCGAAGAGATAGCCGAGGATCTGCCAATTGTAAGCGCGCTGGCGCGGATCTTTCTCGGCGCGGATCACCGCCACCCAGCTAAACAGCCACATGAAGGGCCAAAACAAAATTGTAAAGAAACGCGCCGCGAACTTGACCCGGGTGCGGCGCAGTTCGGTCACTTCGAAACCGTAGTGGAACAGTAAATAGTAAAGCTCGTAGAAATGTAGCAAATAAATATTCGGCGCCTGGCCCGGCTTGCTCGTGTAATGAGCCGGACGCACCCGGCCGCGGAGAAACCCGGTGAACAGAAAACGCACCCGCGACATGACATTGAGCACGTTGGGTGTGCTGATCAACACGACGCCGCTCGGTTTGAGCACCCGGGCGATTTCGCGGATCAGCTGCGGCTGATTTTCGATATGCTCGATGACTTCAACTAAATTGACCGCATCGAAGGTCGCCGAGCGAAACGGTAGAAAAGAATTGAGATCGACGCCCGCCACCCGGTCGACTCCCGTCATGATCGGCGGCGGTCCATAGTCTGTTGCGGTGACCCGATAACCGAGCTGCGCCAGCATGCGCGAGGTATCTCCGCCGCCGGAGCTCAAGTCTAAAACTCGTTTGGCCGCCGCCGGCTCCGCCGACCAGGCCGCCGACACCGAATCGAAAATCGTCGTGTTGGGCATCGCCGCTGCTAACGCTCTCTCGCACCGTCGATGGCTGGAGACCAACGCATCAATTGGCGAAAACTTATCGACGGATCGGCGCCGTCGCATTCCTTGCGCCGCTGGCGCGTGCGCCCTTCGAGCCAACGGGCGAAGCGCTTATTCGGCGCCGACAAGCGCGTCACGTTGAGATAAGCACGCAGGAAGCGTAAACGGTCTTGCAGAGTAATGCCCGGCAGCGGCTGACGGTTGAGTTGAATCAAATTACGCTTCCAAAGCGTTTGCCAGGACCAGGTGCGATATTGGCGCGTGCGGTCGTTGTCCATGAAATAGAACTCGCCGTGAGAAATAAAAATATTTCCGGCCAACAGATCGCCATGGACAAAACCGGCGGCGTGAAAACGGCGAATCAACCTGGCCAAGCGTTGAATATGCTCCCGCTTGGACCGCAACCCTTCAGCGCGGCAAAACTCGCCGCGTATATACTCGGGCAGCGCGACACCGCTAATTTTCTCGCTGACGACGAACTCGCGCCGGGCAACGCGCCAGCCGGCTTGCGCTCCCAAGGCGACCGCCAGCGGCGCCTTGAACCCCGCCCCAGCTAAAAGCAACCCTTGGTGCCAACTATTGAACGCCTGACTGCGCCGCATTTGATCTTTGAAAGCTTTGAGCGCGCCGCTGCGATGAAAAATTTTGACGAAGAACTCTTTTTCGTGCACGCCATCGGTAAAGCGAAGCTCAACGGTCTGCGGATGGTGCGCCGGACTTTGCGCTTTAACGATGTCGAGCACCTGGCGTTGCACGTCGTCGTTCCATTGGGCGCTCAACGCCAGCAAACGCCATTCCTCAACGGCGATGCTGCGATACTCAAACAACGTAGCCATGACTAACACGAGAGGCGCTTTGCGGGCCGAGCACGATGGCGAGTTTTTTAGCGATCATCGCCGTCGAAATCGATTGCATACAGACCCGGCCGATGGGACAAGTTTTTCGATAACAGGGTGAGCAAGGCGCTTCACCGCGAATCGCCAGATCGCCAAAGCCGTAGGGCCC is a window encoding:
- a CDS encoding class I SAM-dependent methyltransferase → MRRRRSVDKFSPIDALVSSHRRCERALAAAMPNTTIFDSVSAAWSAEPAAAKRVLDLSSGGGDTSRMLAQLGYRVTATDYGPPPIMTGVDRVAGVDLNSFLPFRSATFDAVNLVEVIEHIENQPQLIREIARVLKPSGVVLISTPNVLNVMSRVRFLFTGFLRGRVRPAHYTSKPGQAPNIYLLHFYELYYLLFHYGFEVTELRRTRVKFAARFFTILFWPFMWLFSWVAVIRAEKDPRQRAYNWQILGYLFDPALLLSDNIIVKAKRMSAGEDRPGA
- a CDS encoding glycosyltransferase family 1 protein, coding for MKIALAHKRLDLKGGTERDLFKTAEGLRDHGHDVHLFCAEYGVAPPAGVTAHRVSVLGIGRTARLWSFARRAPRLIEQSGCDVVIGFGRLIEQDILRCGGGTHRGFLARLGSEGSAARRLWQKVSLYHRTLLALERRQYAAPRLQAIIAVSTEVKCDILENYPVADERIAVLYNGVDLERFHPAKRRQYGAEVRARWQIPADAPLVLFVGSGFRRKGLDRLLALWSLPEFGKIYLLVVGSDARLASYQARAEGIAPRRIIFAGRQDDIEKYFAAADVVALPALQEAFGNVVLEALASGLPVLVSRDVGAAEVLTRTLSGSVVDDLDDSVEFSGKLLALLHRVGDPALGHAARKIAEDYSWQRHFDRLDELLQQVSGRAPARVS